A genome region from Constrictibacter sp. MBR-5 includes the following:
- a CDS encoding TetR/AcrR family transcriptional regulator, whose amino-acid sequence MADAMSRQDTPERILKAATRLFYAQGIRAVGVDAVAAAAGVTKRTLYYHYPSKDALIAAFLARWAATVPDAPDLTPDAAIAAILGRFGELRAWFGTDRFRGCPFVNAVTEVGTENQPAVAVARSFKAGRRAWFSALLARAGARDPDALAGQLMLLVDGAIVAALVRGTPEPAAEAEAAARTLLGAAGLLPTEPRGS is encoded by the coding sequence ATGGCCGACGCGATGAGCAGGCAAGACACTCCCGAGCGGATTCTCAAGGCCGCGACGCGGCTGTTCTATGCGCAGGGAATCCGCGCGGTGGGGGTCGACGCCGTGGCGGCTGCGGCCGGGGTCACCAAGCGGACGCTCTACTATCACTACCCCTCGAAGGACGCTCTGATCGCGGCGTTTCTCGCCCGTTGGGCCGCGACGGTTCCGGATGCGCCCGATCTCACGCCCGATGCCGCCATAGCGGCGATCCTGGGCCGGTTCGGCGAACTGCGCGCCTGGTTCGGCACCGACCGTTTCCGCGGGTGCCCCTTCGTCAACGCGGTCACCGAAGTCGGCACGGAGAACCAGCCGGCGGTCGCTGTCGCACGGTCGTTCAAGGCCGGACGTCGCGCATGGTTTTCGGCTCTCCTTGCCAGGGCTGGGGCACGAGATCCGGACGCGCTGGCGGGGCAGCTGATGCTGCTCGTGGACGGCGCCATCGTTGCGGCGCTGGTCAGGGGCACGCCCGAGCCCGCGGCGGAGGCGGAGGCGGCCGCCCGGACGTTGCTCGGTGCGGCCGGACTGCTTCCCACGGAGCCCCGCGGCTCATAA
- a CDS encoding NIPSNAP family protein — MLLDVRTYTCRPGTIRKHLELYEKMGFGPQSRHLGQPLAYLTTETGDVNQYVHIWVYENAADREKKRAAMAADPDWVAYTQESAKLGALIEQNNKLMVPTSFAPIKR, encoded by the coding sequence ATGCTGCTCGACGTTCGAACCTATACGTGCCGCCCGGGCACGATCCGCAAGCATCTCGAACTCTACGAGAAAATGGGCTTCGGCCCGCAGAGCCGGCATCTGGGACAGCCGCTAGCCTACCTCACGACCGAGACGGGCGACGTGAACCAGTATGTCCACATCTGGGTCTACGAGAACGCCGCCGACCGGGAGAAGAAGCGTGCCGCCATGGCGGCCGATCCGGACTGGGTGGCCTACACCCAGGAGAGCGCCAAGCTCGGCGCCCTGATCGAGCAGAACAACAAGCTGATGGTCCCGACCAGCTTCGCGCCGATCAAGCGCTGA
- a CDS encoding LysR substrate-binding domain-containing protein — MRFDPTDLRLFLNVAEAGSITAGAERSGLALASASARIRGMEEMLGISLFERGARGVDPTPAGRALQHHAILLLGQMEHMRGDLRAYARGLKGHVRLLANTSAVSESLPEPLARFLAARPELDIDLEVRPSHAIVEAVAGGQADVGIAADTTDIGGLETYPFARDRLVLAVPASHALAGSRAVAFRTVLDEPFVGLDARSVLQAHVARYAAAEGKPLRMRVRLDSFDAVCRMAEAGVGLAILPRTAAMRCRRTMAIAIVPLSDAWTTRRLLICVRRLDALPGPARDLVAHLRSDRAAGLSA; from the coding sequence ATGCGTTTCGATCCGACCGACCTCCGGCTGTTTCTGAACGTCGCGGAGGCGGGCAGCATCACGGCCGGTGCCGAACGGTCCGGGCTGGCGCTCGCGTCTGCGAGTGCACGGATCCGTGGCATGGAGGAGATGCTCGGCATATCACTGTTCGAACGTGGAGCACGTGGCGTCGACCCGACGCCCGCCGGACGCGCCTTGCAGCATCACGCCATCCTGCTGCTCGGGCAGATGGAGCACATGCGCGGCGACCTCCGCGCCTATGCGCGCGGTCTCAAGGGACATGTGCGGCTGCTCGCGAACACGTCGGCGGTCAGCGAATCGCTGCCAGAGCCGCTGGCTCGCTTCCTGGCGGCGCGCCCGGAACTGGACATCGACCTGGAGGTACGACCCAGCCACGCGATCGTCGAAGCGGTCGCGGGAGGTCAGGCGGACGTCGGAATCGCGGCTGACACGACAGACATAGGCGGGCTCGAAACCTATCCGTTCGCGCGGGATCGCCTCGTCCTGGCGGTCCCGGCCTCGCACGCCCTGGCCGGCTCGCGCGCGGTCGCGTTCCGGACGGTGCTCGACGAGCCCTTCGTCGGGCTCGATGCGCGCAGCGTGCTCCAGGCACATGTGGCGCGCTACGCCGCGGCGGAGGGAAAGCCTCTGCGGATGCGGGTGCGCCTCGACAGCTTCGACGCTGTCTGTCGCATGGCAGAGGCCGGCGTCGGTCTCGCGATCCTGCCGCGAACCGCAGCGATGCGCTGCCGGCGAACGATGGCGATCGCCATCGTTCCGCTGAGCGACGCCTGGACGACGCGGCGCCTTCTGATCTGTGTCCGACGCCTGGACGCCCTGCCCGGCCCTGCACGCGACCTCGTGGCCCACCTGCGGTCGGACAGGGCGGCCGGGCTCAGCGCTTGA
- a CDS encoding sulfite exporter TauE/SafE family protein — MLDINTVFAVVVATFILAGFVKGVVGLGLPTVAMALLALAMPPVHAAALLIVPSAVTNLWQFVAGPRGSRARLLRRLWPMMLASGAATWIAAGSLLADGPGIAGTALGIALALYAVVGLTEVRVGIPARLEPLLSPIAGAATGLVAGATGILAVPSVPYLQALELDRDDLVQALGLSFTVSTLALAGGLAQSGEFDATRAFGSTLALFPALAGMAMGQWLRYRIAARTFRRCFFVALFALGLHLAF, encoded by the coding sequence ATGCTTGATATAAACACCGTCTTCGCGGTCGTCGTGGCGACCTTCATTCTCGCAGGCTTCGTCAAGGGCGTAGTCGGCCTTGGGTTGCCCACCGTGGCGATGGCGCTGCTGGCGCTGGCGATGCCGCCTGTTCACGCGGCCGCGCTGCTGATCGTGCCGTCCGCCGTAACCAACCTGTGGCAGTTCGTGGCGGGGCCTAGGGGCTCGCGTGCCCGTCTGCTTCGCCGGCTCTGGCCGATGATGCTGGCCAGCGGAGCGGCGACCTGGATCGCCGCGGGAAGCCTTCTGGCAGACGGTCCGGGCATCGCCGGCACGGCCCTGGGCATCGCTCTCGCGCTTTATGCCGTCGTCGGACTGACGGAGGTGCGGGTCGGCATTCCGGCACGGCTGGAGCCACTGTTGTCGCCGATCGCCGGGGCGGCGACGGGGCTCGTCGCCGGCGCCACGGGCATCCTCGCAGTCCCCTCGGTGCCCTATCTCCAGGCGCTCGAGCTCGACCGGGATGACCTGGTCCAGGCGCTCGGCCTGTCCTTCACCGTTTCCACATTGGCCCTTGCGGGCGGTCTGGCGCAGAGCGGCGAGTTTGACGCCACGCGGGCGTTCGGCTCGACGCTGGCCCTGTTTCCGGCCCTCGCCGGCATGGCGATGGGACAGTGGCTCCGGTATCGGATCGCGGCGCGGACCTTCCGTCGATGCTTCTTCGTTGCGCTCTTCGCTCTCGGCCTCCATCTCGCGTTCTAG
- the purB gene encoding adenylosuccinate lyase, with product MIPRYSRPEMAAIWEPETRFRIWFEIEAHACDAQAELGVIPKEAAKAVWERGGFDIPRIDEIERETKHDVIAFLTSVSEHVGPEARFVHQGMTSSDVLDTCLSVQLARASDILLDDLDRLLVALRRRAEEHKFTLCIGRSHGIHAEPTTFGLKLAGHYAEFARNRARLAAARAEIATCAISGPVGTFASIDPAVERHVAEKMGLTVEPVSTQVIPRDRHAMFFSVLGVIASSVERLAVEVRHLQRTEVREAEEYFSPGQKGSSAMPHKRNPVLSENLTGLARLVRGMVVPAQENVALWHERDISHSSVERVIGPDATIALDFALNRLVGLVDKLVVYPEMMQRNLDALGGVVFSQHVLLALTQSGMGREDAYRVVQACAMKVWHEGGRFIDKLRGDAEVMRCLSEADLERAFDPAVQTRHVDTIFARVFGSA from the coding sequence ATGATCCCCCGCTACAGCCGGCCGGAAATGGCAGCCATCTGGGAGCCGGAGACGCGGTTCCGCATCTGGTTCGAGATCGAGGCGCACGCCTGCGACGCCCAGGCCGAACTCGGGGTGATCCCCAAGGAAGCGGCGAAGGCGGTGTGGGAGCGCGGCGGCTTCGACATCCCGCGCATCGACGAGATCGAGCGTGAGACCAAGCACGACGTCATCGCCTTCCTGACCAGCGTCTCCGAGCATGTCGGCCCCGAGGCGCGGTTCGTGCATCAGGGCATGACTTCTTCGGACGTGCTCGACACCTGCCTGTCGGTGCAGCTGGCGCGCGCCTCCGACATCCTGCTCGACGATCTCGACCGGCTCCTGGTCGCGCTGCGCCGGCGCGCCGAGGAGCACAAGTTCACGCTCTGCATCGGCCGCAGCCACGGCATCCATGCCGAACCCACCACCTTTGGCCTGAAGCTCGCCGGTCATTACGCCGAATTCGCGCGGAACCGTGCGCGCCTCGCCGCCGCGCGTGCCGAGATCGCCACCTGCGCCATCTCCGGCCCCGTCGGCACGTTCGCCAGCATCGACCCGGCGGTCGAGCGGCACGTGGCGGAGAAGATGGGCCTGACGGTCGAACCCGTCTCGACCCAGGTCATCCCGCGCGACCGGCACGCCATGTTCTTCTCGGTCCTGGGCGTGATCGCCAGTTCCGTCGAACGGCTGGCCGTCGAGGTCCGTCACCTCCAGCGTACCGAGGTGCGCGAGGCGGAGGAGTATTTCTCGCCGGGCCAGAAGGGCTCCTCGGCGATGCCGCACAAGCGCAATCCCGTGCTCAGCGAGAACCTGACCGGGCTCGCACGCCTCGTCCGCGGCATGGTGGTCCCGGCGCAGGAGAACGTCGCCCTCTGGCACGAGCGCGACATCTCGCACTCTTCGGTCGAGCGCGTGATCGGCCCGGACGCGACGATCGCCCTGGACTTCGCGCTGAACCGGCTCGTCGGCCTCGTCGACAAGCTGGTCGTCTATCCCGAGATGATGCAGCGCAATCTCGACGCACTCGGCGGCGTCGTCTTCTCTCAGCACGTGCTGCTCGCCCTGACCCAGTCGGGAATGGGCCGCGAGGACGCCTATCGCGTCGTCCAGGCCTGCGCCATGAAGGTCTGGCACGAGGGCGGCCGGTTCATCGACAAGCTGCGGGGCGATGCGGAGGTGATGCGCTGCCTGTCGGAGGCGGACCTGGAGCGCGCGTTCGACCCGGCTGTGCAGACCCGCCACGTCGACACGATCTTCGCCCGCGTTTTCGGCAGCGCCTGA
- a CDS encoding cysteine synthase A: MDVRDGFIGAIGNTPLIRLRRLSEQTGCEILGKAEFLNPGGSVKDRAALSIVRHAEAKGLLRPGGVIVEGTAGNTGIGLALVGNALGYRSVIVIPETQSDEKKDMLRLCGADLRQVPAVPYKDPNNYVHISQRLAEEIAAKEPNGAIWANQFDNVDNRQGHIDTTGPEIWAQTDGKIDGFICAVGTGGTLAGVGMALKERSKDVTIAIADPMGAALYSYYKTGELKSEGSSITEGIGTGRITANLKDAPVDDVFQIPDAEALPILFDLAKHEGLLLGGSSAINVAGAVRLAKQMGPGHTIVTILCDSGQRYMSKLWNPAFLKSKELPAPDWL, from the coding sequence ATGGACGTCCGGGACGGTTTCATCGGCGCGATCGGCAACACGCCGCTCATTCGCCTGCGCAGGCTCTCCGAGCAGACCGGCTGCGAGATCCTCGGCAAGGCCGAATTCCTCAACCCCGGCGGCTCGGTCAAGGACCGTGCGGCGCTCTCGATCGTCCGCCATGCCGAGGCGAAGGGCCTGCTGCGGCCCGGCGGCGTGATCGTCGAAGGCACCGCGGGCAATACCGGCATCGGCCTCGCCCTCGTCGGCAATGCGCTCGGCTACCGCTCGGTCATCGTCATCCCCGAGACGCAGAGCGACGAGAAGAAGGACATGCTGCGGCTCTGCGGCGCCGACCTGCGCCAGGTGCCCGCCGTTCCGTACAAGGACCCGAACAACTACGTCCACATCTCCCAGCGCCTCGCGGAGGAGATCGCCGCGAAGGAACCGAACGGAGCGATCTGGGCGAACCAGTTCGACAATGTCGACAACCGGCAGGGGCATATCGACACCACCGGCCCCGAAATCTGGGCGCAGACCGACGGCAAAATCGACGGCTTCATCTGCGCCGTCGGCACCGGCGGTACGCTGGCCGGCGTCGGGATGGCGCTGAAGGAACGGAGCAAGGACGTCACCATCGCCATCGCCGATCCGATGGGGGCCGCGCTCTACAGCTACTACAAGACCGGGGAGCTGAAGTCCGAGGGTAGCTCGATCACCGAGGGCATCGGCACCGGCCGGATCACGGCCAATCTGAAGGACGCTCCCGTCGACGATGTCTTTCAGATCCCCGATGCCGAGGCGTTGCCGATCCTGTTCGATCTCGCGAAGCACGAAGGCCTGCTCCTCGGCGGCTCCAGCGCGATCAACGTCGCCGGCGCGGTGCGGCTGGCGAAGCAGATGGGGCCGGGGCACACCATCGTCACGATCCTCTGCGATTCGGGCCAGCGGTATATGAGCAAGCTCTGGAATCCGGCGTTCCTTAAGAGCAAGGAACTCCCGGCTCCCGATTGGCTGTGA
- a CDS encoding oligopeptide/dipeptide ABC transporter ATP-binding protein, which yields MAAAPRVDVRPPEPLLEVRDVARHFDVSGPWLARTIAGAPRLSLKAVDGVSFDIRRGETLSLVGESGCGKTTVARLIVGLYQPNRGQILFEGTDLTSLRTRAAQRPYRRRMQMIFQDPYASLNPRWRVRDIVAEPIRAFGLARSGSEVRDQVAALLRQVGLGPADGEKFPHEFSGGQRQRISIARALSNRPEFLVCDEPTSALDVSVQAQILNLMKDLQRELGLTYLFISHNLAVVRHISDRVGVMYLGKLVELADSRTLFGTPRHPYTRLLLDTIPDLDMTGRARVPVGGEVPSPIAPPPGCSFNPRCPFANDRCRSEEPKLARHRGGSAVACHGVEEGRIPERPVAAA from the coding sequence ATGGCTGCCGCGCCGAGGGTGGACGTCAGGCCGCCCGAACCGCTGCTCGAGGTGCGCGACGTGGCGCGCCACTTCGACGTGTCCGGTCCCTGGCTCGCGCGAACCATCGCCGGTGCGCCGCGTCTCTCCCTGAAGGCGGTCGACGGCGTCAGCTTCGACATCCGCCGCGGCGAAACGCTGAGCCTCGTCGGCGAATCCGGCTGCGGCAAGACGACGGTCGCCCGGCTGATCGTCGGCCTCTACCAGCCGAACCGCGGCCAGATCCTGTTCGAGGGCACGGACCTCACATCGCTGCGCACCCGGGCCGCCCAGCGGCCCTATCGTCGGCGCATGCAGATGATCTTCCAGGACCCCTATGCCAGCCTGAACCCGCGCTGGCGGGTGCGCGACATCGTCGCCGAACCGATCCGCGCGTTCGGCCTCGCCCGCAGCGGCAGCGAGGTGCGCGACCAGGTGGCGGCGCTGCTGCGCCAGGTCGGGCTCGGCCCGGCCGACGGCGAGAAGTTCCCGCACGAATTCTCCGGCGGCCAGCGCCAGCGGATCTCGATCGCGCGCGCGCTGTCCAACCGCCCGGAATTCCTGGTCTGCGACGAACCGACCTCGGCGCTCGACGTGTCCGTGCAGGCGCAGATCCTGAATCTGATGAAGGACCTGCAGCGCGAGCTCGGCCTGACCTACCTCTTCATCAGCCACAATCTCGCGGTCGTCCGGCACATCTCGGACCGGGTCGGCGTGATGTATCTCGGCAAGCTCGTCGAACTCGCCGATTCACGGACGCTGTTCGGCACGCCGCGGCACCCCTACACGCGCCTTCTGCTCGACACGATCCCCGACCTGGACATGACGGGCAGGGCGCGCGTGCCCGTCGGCGGCGAAGTGCCCAGCCCGATCGCGCCGCCGCCGGGCTGCTCCTTCAATCCCCGCTGTCCCTTCGCCAACGACCGCTGCCGAAGTGAGGAGCCGAAGCTCGCCCGGCACCGCGGCGGCAGCGCCGTCGCCTGCCACGGCGTGGAGGAGGGGCGTATCCCGGAGCGGCCCGTCGCGGCGGCATGA
- a CDS encoding DUF4743 domain-containing protein gives MSFLDRIAECNNWQPAGFRPFLVAATEVGQVGDAFADRLADFPDVFRVDADAVRLHEELGDFRSRTAAVDAVLRQLADEGLIRGWRDEAYPIATAWGAEALLQMERAAVPFFGASSYGVHLNGFVRDGERILMWIGRRARDKHTYPGMLDNTVAGGQPIGLSLRDNLAKEAAEEAAIPRALADRAVAVGAISYRHQTAEGYKPDVQFCYDLELPRDFVPHNTDGEIESFHLWPIEQVAEIVAETRDFKFNCNLVVIDFLVRHGILDPSRPDYLAIVRGLHR, from the coding sequence ATGAGCTTCCTCGACCGCATAGCCGAGTGTAATAACTGGCAGCCCGCCGGCTTTCGGCCGTTCCTGGTGGCGGCGACCGAGGTGGGGCAGGTGGGCGACGCCTTCGCCGACCGGCTCGCCGACTTCCCCGACGTCTTCCGGGTCGACGCCGATGCGGTGCGACTGCACGAGGAACTCGGCGACTTCCGGAGCCGGACGGCGGCCGTGGATGCGGTCCTGCGGCAGCTCGCGGACGAGGGGCTGATCCGCGGCTGGCGGGACGAGGCATACCCGATCGCCACCGCGTGGGGCGCCGAAGCGCTGCTGCAGATGGAGCGCGCCGCGGTGCCCTTCTTCGGCGCGTCGTCCTACGGGGTGCACCTGAACGGCTTCGTCCGGGACGGCGAGCGTATCCTGATGTGGATCGGCCGCCGGGCCCGTGACAAGCACACCTACCCGGGGATGCTCGACAACACCGTGGCGGGCGGCCAGCCGATCGGCCTGTCGCTACGCGACAACCTCGCCAAGGAAGCCGCCGAGGAGGCCGCCATCCCGCGTGCTCTGGCCGATCGGGCGGTCGCGGTCGGGGCGATCTCCTACCGTCACCAAACCGCCGAGGGCTACAAGCCCGACGTCCAGTTCTGCTACGACCTGGAACTGCCGCGGGATTTCGTGCCGCACAATACCGATGGCGAGATCGAGTCGTTCCACCTCTGGCCGATCGAGCAGGTCGCGGAAATCGTCGCCGAGACGCGGGACTTCAAGTTCAACTGCAATCTTGTCGTCATAGACTTCCTGGTGCGCCACGGCATTCTCGATCCGTCGCGGCCGGACTATCTCGCCATCGTGCGCGGACTTCACCGCTAG
- the typA gene encoding translational GTPase TypA gives MEIRNVAIIAHVDHGKTTLVDCLLRQSGSFRENQQVAERVMDSNDIERERGITILAKCTSVVWKDTRINIVDTPGHADFGGEVERILSMVDGVVVLVDASEGPLPQTKFVVGKALKLGLRPIVLINKVDRADERAFEVQDETFDLFAALDANDQQLDFPTLFASARQGWAAESPEGPKEDMAPLFDLIVRHVPAPKVEADGPFTMLVTTLERDPYLGRVLTGRIETGTVRTNMAVKALGQDGRVIEQGRISKLLSFRGIERVPVEEAQAGDIIAIAGMPTATVADTICVPEVDAPIQAQPIDPSTLAMTFSVNDSPLAGQEGDKVTSRMIRDRLMREADGNVAIRVTETEDNDAFEVAGRGELQLAVLIENMRREGYELSVSRPRVLYRNDPATGQRLEPIEEVVIDVDEEYSGVVVEKLSLRKGELQEMRPSGGGKQRLVMHVPSRGMIGYHGEFLTDTRGTGVMNRLFHGWAPYKGTIAARRTGALISTEQGKSVAYALWNIEERGILFIGPGEKIYTGMVIGEHTRGNDLEVNPLKGKQLTNIRAAGKDDAILLTTPVRMTLERAISYIGEDELCEVTPEAVRLRKRYLDSNERKRQSRRAAEG, from the coding sequence ATGGAAATCCGCAACGTCGCCATCATCGCGCACGTCGACCACGGCAAGACGACGCTCGTCGACTGCCTGCTCCGGCAGAGCGGCTCGTTCCGCGAGAACCAGCAGGTCGCCGAGCGCGTCATGGACTCCAACGACATCGAGCGCGAGCGCGGTATCACCATCCTCGCCAAGTGCACCTCGGTCGTCTGGAAGGACACGAGGATCAACATCGTCGACACGCCAGGCCATGCCGACTTCGGCGGCGAGGTCGAGCGTATCCTCAGCATGGTCGACGGCGTGGTCGTGCTGGTCGACGCATCCGAGGGCCCGCTGCCGCAGACCAAGTTCGTGGTCGGCAAGGCGCTGAAGCTCGGCCTGCGGCCGATCGTGCTGATCAACAAGGTCGACCGCGCCGACGAGCGCGCCTTCGAGGTCCAGGACGAGACCTTCGACCTGTTCGCGGCACTCGACGCGAACGACCAGCAGCTCGACTTTCCGACCCTGTTCGCCTCCGCCCGCCAGGGCTGGGCCGCCGAGAGCCCGGAGGGTCCGAAGGAGGACATGGCGCCGCTGTTCGACCTGATCGTGCGCCACGTGCCGGCGCCGAAGGTCGAGGCCGACGGCCCGTTCACCATGCTGGTCACCACGCTGGAGCGGGATCCCTATCTCGGCCGCGTGCTCACGGGACGTATCGAGACCGGCACCGTGCGGACCAACATGGCGGTCAAGGCGCTCGGGCAGGACGGCCGCGTGATCGAGCAGGGCCGCATCAGCAAGCTGCTCTCCTTCCGCGGCATCGAGCGCGTGCCGGTCGAGGAGGCGCAAGCGGGGGACATCATCGCGATCGCCGGCATGCCGACGGCGACCGTCGCCGATACGATCTGCGTGCCGGAGGTCGACGCGCCGATCCAGGCGCAGCCGATCGATCCGTCGACGCTGGCAATGACCTTCTCGGTCAACGACAGTCCGCTCGCCGGGCAGGAAGGCGACAAGGTCACCTCCCGCATGATCCGCGACCGGCTGATGCGCGAGGCGGACGGCAACGTCGCGATCCGCGTGACCGAGACCGAGGACAACGACGCGTTCGAGGTCGCCGGCCGCGGCGAACTCCAGCTGGCGGTTCTGATCGAGAACATGCGGCGCGAGGGCTACGAGCTGTCGGTCAGCCGTCCGCGCGTGCTCTACCGCAACGATCCCGCGACCGGCCAGCGTCTGGAGCCGATCGAGGAGGTCGTGATCGACGTCGACGAGGAGTATTCCGGCGTCGTCGTCGAGAAGCTGTCCCTGCGCAAGGGCGAACTGCAGGAGATGCGGCCCTCCGGCGGCGGCAAGCAGCGCCTCGTCATGCACGTGCCGTCGCGCGGCATGATCGGCTATCACGGCGAATTCCTGACGGACACGCGCGGCACCGGCGTGATGAACCGCCTGTTCCACGGCTGGGCACCCTACAAGGGCACCATCGCGGCCCGCCGCACCGGCGCCCTGATCTCGACGGAGCAGGGCAAGTCGGTCGCCTACGCGCTCTGGAACATCGAGGAGCGCGGCATCCTCTTCATCGGCCCCGGCGAGAAGATCTACACGGGCATGGTGATCGGCGAGCACACCCGCGGCAACGACCTGGAGGTGAACCCGCTGAAGGGCAAGCAGCTCACCAACATCCGGGCCGCCGGCAAGGACGACGCGATCCTGCTGACCACGCCGGTCCGCATGACGCTGGAGCGCGCCATCTCCTATATCGGCGAGGACGAACTCTGCGAGGTGACGCCCGAAGCGGTGCGCCTGCGCAAGCGCTACCTCGACTCCAACGAACGCAAGCGCCAGTCGCGCCGCGCCGCCGAGGGGTGA
- a CDS encoding serine protease, giving the protein MPWKLVPPLLAGLLLLSACSTTVEVIGRVDPGSELYYGTATAEGTDGGKIEMATADGKRCIGEYSLHRPIRIGLLPTTPSGGLAHLFCNDGRTAGLRFTSLSINSGYGYGRASDGSAVRFSFGLSEAEAAPHLGSVTADRAKAKRSSGKGTGFFVGSAGEILTNEHVAGNCASITVRLADGTEHPARTLANDATNDLSLLKLDIDSPAVLTFDAAPAPRLGDTVITFGFPLPGTLPDSGNLTAGSITSFSGMKNDSRLVQISTPVQPGNSGGPLVDDRGVLIGVIRTKLNALYVASTTGDIPQNANFAVKEVFARTFMLANGISPTLAKPTTPKRTVAEIGESLRVAVGQVICHGD; this is encoded by the coding sequence ATGCCCTGGAAGCTCGTACCGCCGCTTCTCGCCGGACTCCTGCTGCTGAGCGCATGCAGCACGACCGTTGAGGTGATCGGCCGAGTGGACCCAGGGAGCGAACTCTACTATGGCACAGCGACGGCCGAAGGAACCGACGGCGGAAAAATCGAGATGGCGACTGCCGACGGGAAGCGTTGCATCGGCGAGTACAGCTTGCACCGCCCCATACGAATCGGTTTGTTACCAACGACACCCTCCGGCGGGCTGGCACACCTATTCTGTAACGACGGGCGCACGGCAGGGCTGCGCTTTACTTCGCTGAGCATCAACTCGGGCTACGGCTATGGCCGCGCCAGCGACGGAAGCGCAGTCCGGTTCTCATTTGGGCTCTCGGAAGCCGAGGCAGCACCACATCTCGGTTCGGTGACCGCGGACCGCGCGAAGGCCAAGCGCAGCAGCGGCAAAGGCACCGGGTTCTTCGTCGGCTCAGCCGGCGAGATCCTTACGAACGAACACGTTGCGGGCAACTGTGCTTCGATCACCGTGCGGCTCGCGGACGGTACAGAGCATCCTGCGCGCACGCTCGCCAACGATGCTACCAACGACCTGTCACTGCTGAAGTTGGATATCGATTCACCAGCAGTGCTCACCTTCGATGCAGCGCCAGCACCCCGCCTCGGCGACACGGTCATTACCTTTGGCTTCCCTCTCCCGGGCACATTGCCTGATTCCGGGAATCTTACCGCGGGAAGCATCACCTCGTTCTCCGGCATGAAGAACGACAGCCGTTTGGTTCAAATCAGTACACCGGTTCAGCCCGGCAACAGCGGCGGCCCACTTGTCGATGATCGCGGTGTTCTCATCGGTGTCATTCGGACAAAACTCAACGCCCTGTATGTCGCCTCGACGACGGGCGACATCCCGCAAAACGCGAACTTCGCTGTGAAGGAAGTCTTCGCCCGCACCTTCATGCTCGCGAACGGCATTTCACCGACCCTAGCAAAGCCGACCACACCGAAACGCACCGTGGCCGAGATCGGCGAGTCCCTGAGAGTGGCGGTCGGGCAGGTCATTTGCCACGGCGATTGA